A DNA window from Pseudarthrobacter sp. W1I19 contains the following coding sequences:
- a CDS encoding ParA family protein → MSSEQGSATLEGTEFDLEDAVMGPTGRPYREFPEPAPLSSHGPARVIAMVNQKGGVGKTTSTINLAAALAEYGRRVLLVDFDPQGALSAGLGVNPHELDLTVYNVLMDRKVNIRDAIHQTGVENVDLLPANIDLSAAEVQLVNEVAREQVLDRALKKVEDDYDVVLIDCQPSLGLLTVNALTAAHGVIIPLICEFFALRAVALLVETIDKVQDRLNPRLQVDGVLATMYDARTLHSREVIARLVEAFGDKVFETVIKRSIKFADATVAAEPITSYAATHVGADAYRRLAKELISRGGAP, encoded by the coding sequence GTGAGCAGCGAACAGGGTTCAGCAACTCTGGAGGGCACGGAATTCGACCTGGAAGACGCGGTGATGGGGCCCACCGGGCGCCCATACCGCGAGTTCCCGGAACCCGCGCCGCTGTCCTCCCACGGTCCGGCCCGCGTCATCGCCATGGTCAACCAAAAAGGCGGCGTCGGCAAGACCACCTCCACCATCAACCTCGCGGCAGCGCTGGCTGAATACGGCCGCCGCGTGCTCCTGGTGGACTTCGATCCCCAGGGCGCCCTGTCCGCCGGCCTTGGCGTCAACCCCCACGAACTGGACCTCACCGTCTACAACGTCCTGATGGACCGCAAGGTCAACATCCGGGACGCCATCCACCAGACCGGTGTGGAGAACGTTGATCTGCTGCCGGCAAACATCGACCTCTCGGCAGCCGAAGTGCAGCTGGTCAACGAGGTGGCGCGCGAGCAGGTGCTGGACCGTGCGCTCAAGAAAGTCGAAGACGACTACGACGTCGTCCTCATCGACTGCCAGCCATCCCTTGGCCTCCTGACCGTTAACGCCTTGACCGCGGCACATGGCGTGATCATCCCGCTGATCTGCGAATTCTTTGCCCTCCGTGCCGTGGCGCTGCTGGTGGAAACCATCGACAAAGTCCAGGACCGGCTCAACCCCCGCCTGCAGGTGGACGGGGTGCTGGCCACCATGTACGACGCCCGCACGCTGCATAGCCGCGAAGTGATCGCCCGCCTGGTGGAGGCCTTCGGGGACAAGGTCTTCGAAACCGTCATCAAGCGCTCCATCAAGTTCGCCGACGCCACCGTGGCCGCGGAACCCATCACCAGCTACGCCGCCACTCACGTGGGGGCCGATGCTTACCGCAGGCTGGCCAAGGAACTGATTTCGCGCGGTGGCGCACCCTAA
- a CDS encoding cation:dicarboxylate symporter family transporter, whose amino-acid sequence MASQRGESLDSVKTPRKGLDKSHYLYIAVIVAVILGAVVGLLFPEVGKSLKPLGDGFIKLIKMMIAPIIFCTIVLGIGSIAKAATVGKVGGLALLYFVIMSTFALAIGLVVGNIIHPGEGLKLTPYDPNKKAATDSTVDFLLGIIPGDIPVLPTLFAAILVGFALQKMGPQGAPILRAISHGQVLVFRILIMIMWLAPVGAFGAIAAVVGATGFQAIVSMFTLMIAFYITCALFIVVILGGLLQVVSGVNIFKLMRYLAREYLLIFSTSSSEAALPRLIAKMEHLGVSKPVVGVTVPTGYSFNLDGTAIYLTMASLFVANAMGTPLDLGAQISLLVFMIIASKGAAGVTGAGLATLAAGLQAHKPELLGGVGMIVGIDRFMSEARALTNFTGNAVATVLIGTWVKEIDGDQVGRVLSGEEPFDEATMLAHHHGEMAPKEDATRAVSTP is encoded by the coding sequence ATGGCTTCTCAACGAGGAGAGTCGCTTGACAGCGTGAAGACGCCGCGCAAGGGCCTGGACAAATCGCATTACCTCTACATTGCCGTCATCGTCGCCGTCATCCTGGGCGCCGTCGTCGGCCTGCTGTTCCCCGAGGTGGGCAAATCCCTCAAGCCGCTCGGCGACGGATTCATCAAGCTCATCAAGATGATGATCGCCCCCATCATCTTCTGCACCATCGTCCTGGGCATCGGCTCCATCGCCAAGGCAGCCACGGTTGGCAAGGTAGGCGGCCTGGCGCTGCTCTACTTCGTCATCATGTCCACCTTCGCCCTGGCCATCGGCCTGGTGGTAGGCAACATCATCCACCCGGGCGAGGGCCTCAAGCTCACCCCCTACGATCCCAACAAGAAGGCCGCCACGGACAGCACCGTGGACTTCCTGCTCGGAATCATTCCCGGTGACATCCCCGTCCTGCCGACTTTGTTCGCTGCTATCCTGGTTGGCTTCGCACTGCAGAAGATGGGTCCGCAGGGTGCCCCCATCCTTAGGGCCATCAGCCACGGACAGGTCCTTGTTTTCCGCATCCTGATCATGATCATGTGGCTGGCCCCCGTTGGTGCCTTCGGTGCCATCGCCGCCGTCGTGGGAGCTACCGGCTTCCAGGCCATCGTGAGCATGTTCACCCTGATGATTGCCTTCTACATCACCTGCGCCCTGTTCATCGTGGTCATTCTCGGTGGCCTTCTGCAGGTGGTGTCGGGCGTCAACATCTTCAAGCTGATGAGGTACCTGGCCCGCGAATACCTGCTCATCTTCTCCACCTCATCCTCCGAAGCCGCGCTGCCCCGCCTGATCGCCAAGATGGAACACCTCGGCGTCTCCAAGCCGGTCGTCGGCGTCACGGTCCCCACCGGCTACTCCTTCAACCTTGACGGCACGGCCATCTACCTGACCATGGCATCCCTCTTCGTCGCCAACGCCATGGGCACCCCGCTGGACCTCGGCGCGCAGATCTCGCTGCTGGTCTTCATGATCATCGCCTCCAAGGGTGCAGCCGGCGTCACCGGCGCAGGCCTGGCCACCCTCGCTGCCGGCCTGCAGGCACACAAGCCCGAACTGCTGGGCGGCGTGGGCATGATCGTCGGCATCGACCGGTTTATGTCCGAAGCCCGCGCCCTGACCAACTTCACGGGCAACGCCGTGGCAACGGTCCTGATCGGCACCTGGGTGAAAGAAATCGACGGCGACCAGGTTGGCCGCGTTCTCTCGGGCGAGGAACCCTTCGACGAGGCAACCATGCTGGCCCACCACCACGGCGAGATGGCACCCAAGGAAGACGCCACCCGAGCGGTTTCCACCCCCTAG
- a CDS encoding sensor histidine kinase codes for MIHRWSIARRLFVANLLIVVSFIAIVGTATFIDARDRTYEEAGRRMTGVAAAIAANPLVLQAADTTNPSALLQPYALNVMAGSGADFVTIMAPDRTRWTHPRNEELGRPYIGSIDAALRGETFTEVTAGTLGPSVRTIAPVKDAAGNVKALVAAGVTVRSVDVALSGRLPALVAIGLALLVGGSLASWLLGRYLRRVTRGWGPEQLAQLFAYYESVLHSVREGLILIDTKGHVVMYNDQAAELLGLDSPGSKDPTRPPSLSELPLDEGLRTLFESGRSAKDEIVLTGSRILVVNQGPAKGPEVSASRGKTPVYGTVATLRDRTEIEALGSELETMRTLSDALRAQTHEHANRLHTMVSLLELGRTQEALSFATKDLELSQQLTDDMVSSLDEPVLGALVMGKVAEAHERGVQLDVAALGSASVAGIAVQDLVTILGNLLDNAMDAAADGPAPRQVELTVEADEEGLDITVHDSGPAIEPTAAENLLRHGFSTKPAGQGGRGIGLALVRQAVHRLGGTLTINGRRGAKFEVFLPAAAPAKKEHQP; via the coding sequence ATGATCCACCGCTGGAGTATCGCCCGCCGGCTCTTTGTGGCGAACCTGCTGATTGTGGTGTCCTTCATCGCGATCGTGGGCACCGCCACGTTCATCGACGCCCGCGACCGGACGTATGAGGAAGCCGGGCGCCGGATGACCGGCGTTGCTGCCGCGATCGCCGCCAATCCCCTGGTCCTCCAGGCTGCGGACACCACCAATCCCTCGGCTTTGCTGCAGCCCTACGCCCTCAATGTGATGGCGGGGTCGGGCGCCGACTTCGTGACGATCATGGCGCCGGACCGGACGCGCTGGACGCATCCGCGCAACGAGGAACTCGGCAGACCTTACATCGGGTCCATTGATGCCGCACTGCGCGGTGAAACGTTCACCGAGGTTACCGCCGGAACACTGGGACCCTCGGTGCGCACCATAGCGCCGGTGAAGGATGCTGCCGGGAACGTCAAAGCACTGGTGGCCGCTGGCGTCACGGTCCGGAGCGTGGACGTTGCCCTCTCCGGCCGGCTGCCCGCCCTCGTCGCCATCGGACTGGCCCTGCTGGTGGGCGGTTCGCTGGCCTCGTGGCTGCTGGGCCGGTACCTCCGGCGAGTCACGCGCGGCTGGGGACCTGAGCAGTTGGCCCAGCTTTTCGCCTACTACGAGTCGGTGCTGCATTCGGTGCGGGAGGGACTGATCCTGATCGACACCAAGGGCCACGTGGTGATGTACAACGACCAGGCGGCCGAACTGCTGGGCCTGGACAGTCCCGGCAGCAAGGACCCCACCCGGCCGCCGTCACTGTCCGAGCTGCCCCTTGATGAAGGGCTCCGGACACTGTTCGAGTCGGGGCGCAGCGCCAAGGACGAGATTGTCCTGACCGGCTCACGCATCCTGGTGGTGAACCAGGGACCTGCAAAGGGGCCCGAGGTGTCCGCCAGCCGCGGCAAGACCCCCGTCTACGGAACAGTGGCAACCCTGCGGGACCGGACGGAAATCGAAGCCCTCGGCAGCGAGCTGGAAACCATGCGCACGCTCTCTGACGCACTCCGCGCGCAGACCCACGAGCACGCTAACCGGCTGCACACCATGGTTTCGCTGCTGGAGCTGGGGCGCACGCAGGAGGCCCTGTCCTTCGCAACGAAGGACCTCGAACTCAGTCAGCAGCTGACAGATGACATGGTCAGTTCGTTGGATGAGCCTGTGCTTGGTGCCCTGGTGATGGGCAAGGTGGCCGAGGCGCACGAACGGGGCGTGCAGCTGGACGTGGCCGCGCTTGGCTCGGCGAGCGTGGCGGGGATTGCCGTGCAGGACCTGGTAACCATCCTTGGCAACCTGCTGGACAATGCCATGGATGCGGCGGCCGACGGACCGGCCCCGCGGCAGGTGGAGCTGACGGTGGAGGCCGACGAGGAAGGCCTGGATATCACCGTGCACGATTCGGGCCCCGCCATCGAGCCCACTGCCGCGGAAAACCTGCTCCGGCATGGCTTCAGCACCAAACCGGCAGGCCAGGGCGGACGGGGCATCGGCCTCGCGCTGGTCCGCCAGGCTGTGCACCGACTGGGGGGTACCCTGACAATCAATGGCCGGCGTGGTGCCAAGTTCGAAGTTTTCCTCCCCGCCGCGGCGCCGGCAAAGAAGGAGCACCAACCGTGA
- a CDS encoding response regulator, with the protein MSNIRVLVVEDEAIAAAAHAAYVGRLAGFELAGTAPDGQSALRLLNEFAAAGNPVELVLLDMNLPDLHGLDIARRMRASGILADIIAITAVRELAIVRSAVAIGVVQYLIKPFTYATFADKLESYRQFRQQLAGPPGGSGKAGASQTDVDQAFASLRAPSELPLPKGLSVSTLASVQEFMKEQQGAVSATEVMDALGMSRVTARRYLEYLADAGTVSRTARYGTPGRPENEYRWAAR; encoded by the coding sequence GTGAGCAACATCCGGGTCCTCGTGGTGGAGGATGAGGCTATCGCAGCTGCCGCACACGCAGCTTACGTAGGGCGGCTGGCGGGCTTCGAGCTGGCCGGCACTGCCCCGGACGGACAGTCCGCCCTGCGGCTGCTCAACGAGTTCGCCGCGGCCGGCAACCCGGTGGAACTCGTCCTGCTGGACATGAACCTTCCCGACCTCCACGGCCTGGATATCGCCCGCCGCATGCGGGCGTCCGGGATCCTGGCCGACATCATCGCCATCACCGCCGTCCGCGAACTGGCCATCGTGCGCAGCGCCGTGGCCATCGGCGTGGTCCAGTACCTGATTAAGCCGTTCACCTACGCCACCTTCGCGGACAAACTGGAGAGTTACCGCCAGTTCCGGCAGCAGCTGGCAGGCCCGCCTGGGGGTTCCGGAAAGGCTGGAGCTTCCCAGACGGACGTGGACCAGGCGTTCGCCAGCCTTCGGGCCCCCTCCGAACTGCCTTTGCCGAAGGGGCTTTCGGTGTCAACCCTGGCGTCGGTCCAGGAGTTTATGAAGGAGCAGCAGGGTGCTGTATCCGCCACGGAAGTCATGGACGCCCTGGGCATGTCCCGCGTCACGGCCCGCCGCTACCTGGAGTACCTCGCTGACGCCGGAACCGTATCCAGGACTGCGCGCTACGGCACTCCAGGCCGGCCGGAAAACGAATACCGGTGGGCAGCACGGTGA
- a CDS encoding GntR family transcriptional regulator gives MRASDRAYTALRDDIVQWRLQPGTLLAEVEQAERLGVSRTPLREALGRLAAEGLTTAAGGRGVVVTDISLEDIDELFELRETLEGKAAALAAQRGDAGTFRKLEADFRAAPSLISNSAPALEDYYLLVERLDSAIDTAISNSYLAQAMRSLRVHLVRIRRMAADDAARLRAAAAEHAAIAEAIAIGNPGLAQAATTLHLHRSLSHIKATHTPR, from the coding sequence GTGCGAGCCAGCGACCGCGCCTACACGGCGCTCCGCGATGACATCGTCCAGTGGCGGCTCCAGCCGGGCACCTTGCTGGCCGAGGTGGAACAGGCGGAGCGGCTTGGCGTCTCACGCACTCCACTCCGGGAGGCGCTGGGCCGCCTGGCTGCAGAAGGGCTGACGACGGCGGCGGGCGGCCGCGGCGTCGTCGTCACCGACATCTCGCTGGAGGATATCGACGAACTGTTCGAACTGCGCGAGACGCTCGAAGGCAAGGCTGCGGCGCTGGCGGCGCAACGGGGCGATGCCGGAACCTTCCGGAAACTTGAGGCGGATTTCCGGGCGGCTCCTTCGCTGATCAGCAACAGCGCACCCGCTTTGGAGGACTACTACCTGCTGGTGGAACGGCTGGACTCTGCCATCGACACCGCCATCTCCAATTCCTACCTTGCGCAGGCGATGCGGAGCCTCCGGGTCCACCTGGTCCGCATCCGCCGCATGGCGGCCGACGATGCCGCGCGGCTGAGAGCCGCGGCAGCCGAACATGCCGCCATCGCAGAGGCCATCGCCATCGGCAACCCGGGACTGGCGCAGGCGGCCACCACCCTGCATCTGCACCGCAGCCTGTCCCACATCAAAGCAACCCACACACCCCGCTAG
- a CDS encoding MmgE/PrpD family protein, translating into MVKEHHVRVHKSEENLPREDQLAHKIARVAADPVEVTDDVTEMVINRIIDNASVAIASLNRAPIVAARAQTLTHRPSTGGKGAKVFGIGERVSPEWAAWANGVAVRELDYHDTFLAADYSHPGDNIPPILAVAQHVGSSGRDLIRGIATGYEIQVNLVKAICLHKHKIDHVAHLGPSAAAGIGTLLGLDVETIFQSVGQALHTTTATRQSRKGEISTWKAHAPAFAGKMAVEAADRAMRGQTSPVPIYEGEDGVIAWLLDGPDASYMVPLPEAGEAKRAILDTYTKEHSAEYQAQAWIDLARKLNREHPEATDPANVKSVLIKTSHHTHYVIGSGANDPQKYDPTASRETLDHSIPYIFTVALQDGAWHHVDSYSPERAARPDTVDLWQKVSTEEDPEWTRRYHSLDINEKAFGGSVEITLTDGTVITDEIAVADAHPLGARPFGREQYIHKFRTLAAGLVEEAEIERFLAAVERLPELPAGELDQLNITAAPGLINLGAAPKGLF; encoded by the coding sequence ATGGTCAAGGAACACCACGTCCGCGTCCACAAGAGCGAAGAGAACCTCCCCCGCGAAGACCAGCTGGCGCACAAAATCGCCAGGGTTGCCGCCGACCCCGTGGAGGTCACTGACGACGTCACGGAGATGGTGATCAACCGGATCATCGACAACGCCTCGGTGGCCATCGCGTCGCTGAACCGGGCCCCGATCGTGGCCGCCCGCGCGCAGACACTCACCCATCGGCCCAGTACGGGTGGCAAGGGTGCGAAGGTTTTCGGGATCGGCGAACGGGTCTCCCCCGAATGGGCGGCCTGGGCCAACGGAGTGGCGGTGCGGGAGCTGGATTATCACGACACTTTCCTTGCTGCGGACTACTCCCACCCCGGCGACAACATCCCGCCCATCCTCGCCGTCGCCCAGCATGTGGGTTCCAGCGGCCGGGACCTGATCCGCGGGATTGCCACCGGGTATGAGATCCAGGTGAACCTGGTGAAGGCGATCTGCCTGCACAAGCACAAGATCGACCACGTCGCCCATCTTGGTCCGTCCGCCGCGGCCGGCATCGGCACCCTGCTGGGCCTGGACGTCGAGACGATCTTCCAGTCCGTCGGCCAGGCCCTGCACACCACCACCGCAACGCGGCAGTCGCGCAAGGGCGAGATCTCCACGTGGAAGGCCCACGCCCCCGCGTTCGCCGGGAAGATGGCGGTAGAGGCAGCCGACCGGGCGATGCGCGGGCAGACGTCCCCGGTGCCGATCTACGAAGGCGAAGACGGGGTGATCGCCTGGCTGCTGGACGGCCCGGACGCCTCCTACATGGTTCCCTTGCCGGAAGCGGGCGAGGCCAAGCGGGCCATCCTGGACACCTACACGAAGGAACATTCGGCCGAGTACCAGGCCCAGGCCTGGATCGATTTGGCCCGGAAACTGAACCGTGAGCACCCCGAAGCCACCGACCCGGCCAACGTGAAGTCAGTGCTGATCAAGACGAGCCACCACACCCACTACGTGATCGGCTCGGGCGCCAACGACCCCCAGAAGTACGACCCCACCGCCTCGAGGGAGACCCTGGACCACTCCATCCCGTACATCTTCACCGTCGCGCTGCAGGACGGCGCCTGGCACCACGTGGACTCCTACTCCCCCGAACGCGCCGCCCGCCCGGACACCGTGGACCTCTGGCAGAAAGTATCCACCGAGGAAGACCCGGAATGGACCCGCCGCTACCACTCCCTGGACATCAACGAAAAAGCCTTCGGCGGCTCCGTGGAAATCACCCTCACCGACGGCACTGTCATCACCGATGAGATCGCCGTCGCCGACGCCCACCCCCTCGGTGCCCGGCCCTTCGGCCGGGAGCAGTACATCCACAAGTTCCGCACCCTCGCCGCCGGGCTCGTGGAGGAAGCCGAGATCGAACGGTTCCTCGCCGCCGTCGAACGCCTCCCCGAACTCCCCGCAGGGGAACTGGACCAGCTGAACATCACCGCCGCCCCCGGCCTCATCAACCTCGGCGCCGCACCCAAGGGACTCTTCTAG
- the prpB gene encoding methylisocitrate lyase produces the protein MLYSKVTPEQKRIRFRELLASGAIAQFPGAFNPLSARLIEEKGFAGVYISGAVLANDLGLPDIGLTTLTEVATRAGQIARMTDLPAIVDADTGFGEPMNVARTVQEIENAGLAGLHIEDQFNPKRCGHLDGKNVVDLETATKRIRAAADARRDPNFLIMARTDIRAVEGLKAAQDRAKALVDAGADAIFPEAMATLEEFQAIRDAVEVPILANMTEFGKSDLFTVDQLQSVGVNMVIYPVTLLRSAMGAAERTLESIRAQGTQEAQVGSMLTRARLYDLVDYEGYNRFDSGVFNFRVPGE, from the coding sequence ATGCTCTACTCCAAAGTCACCCCCGAACAGAAACGCATCCGGTTCCGCGAACTCCTGGCCTCCGGGGCCATCGCGCAGTTCCCGGGTGCGTTCAACCCGCTCTCGGCCCGGCTGATCGAGGAGAAGGGCTTCGCCGGGGTCTATATTTCCGGTGCGGTCCTGGCCAACGACCTCGGCCTGCCCGACATCGGCCTGACCACCCTCACCGAAGTCGCCACCAGGGCAGGGCAGATCGCCCGCATGACGGACCTGCCCGCCATCGTGGACGCCGATACCGGTTTCGGCGAACCCATGAACGTGGCCCGCACCGTCCAGGAAATCGAAAACGCCGGCCTGGCAGGGCTGCACATCGAGGACCAGTTCAACCCCAAACGCTGCGGCCACCTCGACGGCAAAAACGTCGTGGACCTGGAGACGGCAACCAAACGCATCCGCGCCGCGGCCGACGCCCGCCGTGACCCCAACTTCCTCATCATGGCCCGCACCGACATCCGCGCCGTGGAAGGACTGAAAGCCGCACAGGACCGTGCCAAAGCCCTCGTGGACGCAGGGGCTGACGCCATCTTCCCCGAAGCCATGGCAACATTGGAAGAATTCCAGGCCATCCGTGACGCCGTCGAAGTGCCCATCCTGGCCAACATGACCGAATTCGGCAAAAGCGACCTCTTCACCGTGGACCAGCTCCAGAGCGTCGGAGTGAACATGGTGATATATCCGGTGACCCTTCTCCGTAGTGCCATGGGCGCTGCCGAGCGTACGCTGGAATCGATTAGGGCTCAGGGTACGCAGGAGGCGCAGGTCGGCAGCATGCTGACCCGCGCACGCCTCTACGATCTCGTTGACTACGAAGGCTACAACCGCTTCGACAGCGGAGTGTTCAATTTCCGGGTCCCCGGGGAGTAG
- a CDS encoding bifunctional 2-methylcitrate synthase/citrate synthase → MAEVDIKKGLDGVVVDYTSVSKVNPDTNSLLYRGYPVQELAARCSFEEVAYLLWNGELPSQEQLTEFTARERAGRALDPVVKQVIDALPETSHPMDVCRTAASVMGARHPLAEDASREANMAKAIDLFAAMPAVVAYDQRRRHGQGVVEPREDLGYSANFLWMTFGEEQVPEVVEAFNVSMILYAEHSFNASTFTARVITSTLSDLHSAVTGAIGALKGPLHGGANEAVMHTFDEIGIRPQESLEEAAARAKAWMENALAQKKKVMGFGHRVYKHGDSRVPTMKAALDKMIAHYGRPELLGLYNGLEQAMEEAKAIKPNLDYPAGPTYHLMGFDTATFTPLFVASRITGWTAHIMEQLDANSLIRPLSEYVGPEERHVP, encoded by the coding sequence ATGGCTGAAGTGGACATCAAAAAGGGCCTAGACGGCGTCGTGGTGGATTACACGTCCGTCTCGAAGGTCAACCCGGACACCAACTCCCTGCTGTACAGGGGCTACCCCGTCCAGGAGCTGGCGGCCAGGTGCAGCTTCGAGGAGGTGGCCTACCTGCTCTGGAACGGCGAGCTGCCCAGCCAGGAGCAACTGACGGAGTTTACTGCACGCGAGCGGGCCGGCCGGGCCCTGGATCCGGTGGTCAAGCAGGTGATCGATGCGCTGCCGGAGACGTCCCACCCCATGGATGTGTGCCGGACGGCGGCGTCGGTGATGGGCGCCCGGCACCCCCTGGCCGAGGATGCGTCGCGCGAAGCGAACATGGCCAAAGCCATCGACCTGTTTGCTGCCATGCCGGCCGTAGTGGCATACGACCAGCGGCGCCGGCACGGGCAGGGCGTCGTCGAGCCGCGTGAGGACCTTGGCTATTCGGCGAACTTCCTTTGGATGACCTTCGGCGAGGAACAGGTGCCGGAGGTGGTGGAGGCGTTCAACGTGTCAATGATCCTCTATGCGGAGCACTCCTTTAACGCGTCCACGTTCACCGCCCGCGTCATCACTTCCACCCTGTCGGATCTCCATTCGGCGGTCACCGGTGCCATTGGCGCCTTGAAAGGGCCTCTGCACGGGGGCGCCAACGAAGCCGTGATGCACACGTTCGACGAGATCGGCATCCGCCCGCAGGAGTCCCTTGAGGAAGCGGCAGCCCGGGCCAAGGCATGGATGGAAAACGCGCTGGCGCAGAAAAAGAAGGTGATGGGGTTTGGCCACCGCGTCTACAAGCACGGCGACTCCCGCGTGCCCACCATGAAGGCCGCCCTGGACAAGATGATCGCCCACTACGGCCGCCCCGAACTCTTGGGCCTCTACAACGGCCTGGAGCAGGCCATGGAAGAAGCAAAGGCCATCAAGCCCAATCTTGACTACCCGGCGGGCCCCACCTACCACCTCATGGGATTCGACACAGCAACATTTACTCCCCTGTTTGTGGCCAGCCGCATCACCGGGTGGACGGCACACATCATGGAGCAGTTGGACGCCAACTCGCTGATCCGCCCGCTGAGCGAGTACGTCGGCCCGGAGGAGCGGCACGTTCCGTAG
- a CDS encoding 8-oxo-dGTP diphosphatase, producing the protein MTAARVTLCFLLRDGDSGPEVLLGLKRTGFGLGKVVGIGGHVEHGETDAQAVVREVREETGVVVRQEDLADAGVVQFVFPARPAWDMHTRLFTARTWQGEPVESDEILPEWFRVDTLPVERMWQDADHWLPVVLEGGRVNIVVTMDSDNEGVASSESLLP; encoded by the coding sequence ATGACTGCAGCACGGGTTACTCTCTGTTTCCTGCTCCGTGACGGGGATTCGGGCCCGGAGGTGCTGCTGGGACTCAAGCGGACCGGCTTTGGCCTTGGCAAGGTAGTGGGGATCGGTGGGCACGTGGAACACGGCGAGACTGACGCCCAGGCCGTGGTCCGTGAGGTCCGGGAGGAAACCGGCGTGGTGGTTCGCCAGGAGGACCTCGCAGACGCGGGCGTGGTGCAGTTCGTCTTCCCGGCCCGTCCTGCCTGGGACATGCACACGCGCCTCTTTACTGCCCGGACATGGCAGGGTGAACCGGTGGAAAGCGACGAGATCCTCCCCGAGTGGTTCCGCGTGGACACGTTGCCGGTGGAACGGATGTGGCAGGACGCCGATCACTGGCTGCCGGTGGTCCTGGAAGGCGGCAGGGTCAATATCGTGGTCACCATGGACAGCGACAACGAAGGCGTTGCGTCCTCGGAAAGCCTCCTGCCCTAG
- the xerD gene encoding site-specific tyrosine recombinase XerD, with translation MAPGPSAETALPAGEAKTLPAAAPTAIDRAITDYLQHMGVERGLAANTLAAYRRDLARYSRYLAAAGCIRPEDITRHHVTGYVRALSDGSDGGTALGVRSAARTVVAVRGLHKFWALEGFTPADPASDVHPPMPGKRLPKAISVDEVTRILEAAGTDTATGLRDRALLEFLYSTGARISEAVGLDVDDISLQEAESGPAIVRLFGKGSKERLVPLGSYGARALDAYLVRGRPLLAAKGKGTPALFLNARGGRISRQSAWTILKAAAEKANITKDVSPHTLRHSFATHLLEGGADVRVVQELLGHASVTTTQVYTLVTADTLREIYAAAHPRALG, from the coding sequence ATGGCCCCTGGTCCTTCGGCTGAGACGGCACTTCCGGCCGGGGAGGCGAAGACCCTCCCGGCAGCGGCCCCCACTGCCATAGACCGCGCCATCACCGACTACCTCCAGCACATGGGGGTGGAACGCGGGCTGGCGGCCAACACCCTTGCAGCGTACCGCCGGGACCTGGCCCGGTACTCCCGTTACCTTGCGGCTGCCGGCTGCATCCGCCCGGAGGACATTACGCGCCATCACGTCACAGGATACGTCCGTGCTTTGTCGGACGGGTCCGACGGCGGCACTGCCCTGGGCGTGCGGTCCGCGGCGAGGACGGTGGTGGCCGTGAGGGGCCTGCACAAGTTCTGGGCCCTCGAAGGATTCACCCCTGCCGACCCTGCCAGCGACGTCCACCCGCCGATGCCCGGGAAGCGGTTGCCGAAGGCCATCAGCGTGGACGAGGTCACCAGGATCCTGGAGGCGGCCGGCACCGATACTGCCACTGGACTGCGGGACCGCGCCCTGCTGGAGTTCCTCTACTCCACCGGGGCCCGGATCAGCGAAGCCGTGGGCCTGGACGTGGACGACATCTCCCTCCAGGAGGCGGAAAGCGGACCTGCCATTGTGCGGCTCTTCGGCAAGGGCTCCAAGGAGCGTCTGGTGCCGCTGGGGTCCTACGGAGCCAGGGCCCTGGACGCCTACCTGGTCCGCGGCCGCCCCCTGCTGGCGGCCAAGGGCAAGGGCACGCCGGCCTTGTTCCTGAATGCGCGCGGCGGCCGGATCAGCCGGCAGAGTGCGTGGACAATCCTCAAAGCGGCCGCCGAGAAGGCCAACATCACCAAGGATGTTTCGCCGCACACCCTCCGGCACTCCTTCGCCACGCACCTGCTCGAAGGCGGCGCGGACGTCCGGGTGGTCCAGGAACTGCTGGGCCACGCCTCAGTAACCACCACGCAGGTATACACACTGGTCACTGCGGACACACTTCGGGAAATCTACGCGGCAGCACACCCGCGGGCGCTCGGCTAA